GCGTTCGGCAGCATCTGCCGGATCCACGCGACGTCGGGCAACTCGCCGAACGCGGTATCCATGGTGATGAGCGACTGGCCTGCGCCATCACCGCGCGCGGGCGCGACGAGATCGATGCGCCCATAGAGCGCGTAGTCCATGTGCATCAACTTGCGCTGGATGACGTCGGGTTCGTCGAACGGTGTGATGCGGAACACCAGATCGGCCTCGCGGCGCGCGAGGTTGTAGCGGCGAGAATCGGTGATCAGTTCGATCGACATCTGCGGATGGCGCGTAAGAAAGCCAGCGAACACCGGCGTCAGCACATGAATGCCGTACCAGTCCGACGACGAGACACGCAGCGCGCCCGTTAGTTGCTGCTCGTTGCCCGCAAGCGAACGCATGAACGCGTGCGCTTCTTCTTCCATGCGCTCGGCGTAGGTCAACACGGCATGACCTTCGTCGGTCAGCACGAAGCCTTCAGCCGTGCGCTGAAACAGCGTGTGGCCGACGGCTTCCTCGAGCGCGCGCAGACGCCGGCCCATAGTCGGCTGGGTCTGTCCTAGCTGGCGCGCGGCCGCGCCCAGCGTGCCGCAGCGCGCGACGGCAAGGAAGATCCGCACGTCGCTCCAGTCCAGTTTCGAATCATTCATAGACGCCTTCAGCCGCATGCGATAGGTCGCGTTGCCTGCGATTATGAACGGCGTCGGCGAGCTTGCGGTGATCGTCGTGCTCGCTGGATTTGCACAGTTGCCTCGTGAAGGTGAGAGGTTTCAGGAGCACGTCGGATGGGTATCTGGCATCCCGCAAAACCTCACCTTTGATGAGCGCATGCTCGTTGCGAGGCCACCTGTTTGAATGCCGCGCGTGCTTTTGCAGCCTTTATAGCGGGGTTTTGGCGCTTCAGGTGATGCAACGACTGCGTCTCCGGTTCACCGCACGCATGACTCCCGAAAAGCCTCACCCATCACGACGAGTGAACCGATCTCAGAACTTCACCTTCACCTGAAACCCGATTGTGAAAGGCAGGTTATCGGAAGGGATAGGCGGAATCACAATGAAGTTAGCCCCGACGCGCTTGTATTCGACCATCACGATCGGCGCGGCCACGGGTCCAATCGTGTGATCGTGGCCAAGTCCCCAGTTGCCGTAGTTGTAGCCGGAGATAATGCCGCCCATCACGGCAAGGCGAATGAAGCCCCAGTGCACGAACTCGGGCGCCCACACGCCGCCGCCGTACCACGATGGACGACGCAACGAATTGCGGAAGCCGCCCGCCGTCAGCGCCCATTGCCCGTTGAGCCAGCACTCGACGCCAAGACCAGGATTGAACTGCTCGAAGTCGGTGCCCGGGTCCGGGTTGATATGATATGAGCCGAGCATGGCATCGACCCACACGCCGCCGCTGCACCAGTCGGCTGCCTGCGCACCCGACGCTCCCATCAAACCGATGCCTGCTACCGCTGCCGCCGCGCATGCTCGACGAATCTTGTTCTTGATCTTTCCAAACGGCATGTGCTCTCCGCAACCGGTCGCGCGCCGGCGTCTGAATGTCGCGATTAGTGTCGAATTCCTCTCCAGTCGCGCACTCTACCCCACAAATCTTGCAGTGAGATGGAGTGTGCGCTCGGAACGACAGCACGCGCGCAAACGCCAACGATAGCGAACAAACGGTTACGGTCCGGTGAACGCGCCGCGCGCGCGTTCACCGTCGATATGACCGTGGATTACAGGCCCAGCTCCGTCAGCCCCGGATGATCGTCCGGACGGCGGCCCAGCGGCCAGCGGTACAGTCGATCTTCTTCGCGGATCGGCTTGTCGTTGATGCTCGCGTGGCGATACGCCATCAGTCCGTTCTCGTCGAATTCCCAGTTCTCGTTGCCGTACGAACGGAACCAGTTGCCCGAGTCGTCGTGCCACTCATAGGCGAAGCGCACGGCGATGCGGTTGTCGGTGAAGGCCCACAGTTCCTTGATCAGCCGGTAGTCGAGTTCCCTCGCCCACTTGCGCTGCAGAAACGTAACGATCTCCGGACGCCCCGTGGGGAAATCCGCACGGTTACGCCATTTGCTATCCGGCGTGTAAGCCAGTGACACGCGCTCAGGCTCGCGCGTATTCCATGCATCTTCAGCGGCGCGCACTTTCTGGATGGCCGTCTCGCGCGTGAAGGGCGGGACGGGAGGACGTCTTTCGATATCAGCCATGATGGTTCCTCGTTGAACTGCGTCAGGTGGACGCTCGCCCATTGGACGAGCGGGTGCTTGCACTGTTGGAATCGAGCAGATGCCCGGCTGCGGTGCGCGCGTCGAGCGCGGCATCGGCGTCGCCGCTCACGAGCGCGACGCCGATCGCGCCGTCGATCAGGATCAGCCATTGCCGCGACAGCCGCGCCGCGCGCCGGCTATCGCCGCCCGTCGATGCGACGTATTCGTCGCATTGCGCGCGCACGAAGGCGAGCAGACGCTCCTTGTGTTCGCGTGCGACGACGCGAATCGGATCGTCAGGCGAAGCGATCTCGCCCGCGGCGTTGAGAAACGCGCAGCCATGAAAATCTTCCGATACGAACCATTCGCGCAATACGTCGAACATGGCGAGCATGCGCGCGCGCGGATGCTTGCCACGGCGTAAGGTTCCTTCGATAAACCATTTCATCCAGCGTTCGTCGCGCCGCTCGAGCGCGGCCGCCACCAACGCATCTTTCGATTCGAAATGCGTGTAGAAACTTTTGCGCGCCGTGCCCGATTGCCGGACGATCGCATCCACGCCCGTTGCGTGAATGCCGCCCGCGTAAATCAGCGCTTCCGCGGCGTCGAGCAGCCGTTCGCGCGCGCTGCCAGTCGTGTCGTCGAGAGTAGCCATGCGCGAAGGGTAGAACGATCATTCTCCTTCGTCAAGTATTCGCTCGCTTCGCATTTGCGGTCACTTCGGCGCTTCAGGCATTATCGTGTTGGAGAACCGTTCAAAAGGATGAGTGTCATGAGCATCATTTTTCGCCGCGCCGTGGCCGCGGTTGCGATGACGGCGGCGCTGGGCGCATGTACGCCGTTGCAGGTCGTCACGCATACGGTCACGCAAACGGAAGCCCGCGTGCCTGTCGGCCAGTACAAGCTCGATCCGCATCACACGAGCGTCACGTTCAACGTCGATCACTTCAAGTACACGCGCTTCACGATGCGCTTCGATCGCGTGGCGGGGGAGATCGACTGGAAGGAAGGCGGGCTCGACAAGAGCCAGGTCGCGGTGACGATCGACGCGGCGAGCATCGACACGAATGTCCCGCAACTGGACAAGATGGTGAAGGGGACGGATATGCTCGATGCGGAGCGCAATCCGCAGATCCGCTTTGTCAGCACGCGTTTCGAGCGCACGGGCGACGCGCGCGGCAAGCTGACGGGTGATCTGACGATACGCGGCGTGACGCAGCCGGTGACGCTCGATGTGACGTTCAATGGCTACGGCGTCGACCCGCTGACGAAAGCCGATACGCTCGGCTTTTCAGCGGACGGCCAGTTCAGCCGCTCGAAGTTTGGTCTGACGACGTGGTATCCCGCAGTAGGCGACGATATTCACTTCATCATTCAGGCAGAGGCTGAGCGGCCGCGCGCTGCGAGTTGATTCTATTTGTACGCGCGCGGCGCGGCGCTGTCAGACGGTCCAGTCGAGGATCACCTTGCCGCTTTCGCCTGACAGCATCGTGGCGAACGCCTGTTCGTAATCGTCGACGGCGAAGCGGTGCGTGAGAATCGGCGAAAGATCCAGTCCGCTTTGCAGCATCGCGACCATCTTGTACCAGGTCTCGAACATCTCGCGGCCATAAATGCCCTTGATTTCGAGGCCCTTGAAGATGACCTGGGTCCAGTCGATCGCCGTTTGCGCAGGCGGAATGCCGAGCAACGCGATCTTGCCGCCGTGGTTCATCGCTTCGAGCATCGACGTGAACGCGCTCGGCACGCCCGACATTTCGAGTCCCACGTCGAAGCCTTCCGTCATGTGCAGATCGTTCATCACGTCGCGCAGCGATTCGCGCGCCACATTCACCGCGCGCGTCGCACCCATCTTGCGAGCAAGCTCCAGGCGGTAATCGTTGATGTCGGTAATCACGACGTTGCGCGCGCCCACGTGCTTCGCGATCGCGACAGCCATGATGCCGATCGGTCCCGCGCCCGTGATCAGCACGTCTTCCCCAACCAGATTGAACGACAGCGCCGTGTGCGTCGCGTTGCCGAACGGATCGAAAATCGCGGCGAGATCGTCGGAGATTTCAGGCGGAATCTTGAACGCGTTGAACGCGGGAATCACGAGATATTCCGCAAACGCGCCTTCGCGATTCACGCCAACGCCAACCGTATTGCGGCACAAATGACGACGTCCCGCGCGACAGTTGCGACAGAATCCGCACGTGATATGCCCTTCGCCCGACACGCGGTCGCCGATCGAAAAGCCGCGCACCTCCTGGCCCATTTCGACGATTTCGCCAACATATTCATGACC
The Paraburkholderia hospita DNA segment above includes these coding regions:
- a CDS encoding YceI family protein translates to MSIIFRRAVAAVAMTAALGACTPLQVVTHTVTQTEARVPVGQYKLDPHHTSVTFNVDHFKYTRFTMRFDRVAGEIDWKEGGLDKSQVAVTIDAASIDTNVPQLDKMVKGTDMLDAERNPQIRFVSTRFERTGDARGKLTGDLTIRGVTQPVTLDVTFNGYGVDPLTKADTLGFSADGQFSRSKFGLTTWYPAVGDDIHFIIQAEAERPRAAS
- a CDS encoding LysR family transcriptional regulator, with protein sequence MNDSKLDWSDVRIFLAVARCGTLGAAARQLGQTQPTMGRRLRALEEAVGHTLFQRTAEGFVLTDEGHAVLTYAERMEEEAHAFMRSLAGNEQQLTGALRVSSSDWYGIHVLTPVFAGFLTRHPQMSIELITDSRRYNLARREADLVFRITPFDEPDVIQRKLMHMDYALYGRIDLVAPARGDGAGQSLITMDTAFGELPDVAWIRQMLPNAHIAYASNNRGVQARMCAEGGGFAVLPCPLGDNTPGLRRIDLGEAPPGRDVWLGYHRDLKRLARLRALLDVVIERLANV
- a CDS encoding nuclear transport factor 2 family protein, giving the protein MADIERRPPVPPFTRETAIQKVRAAEDAWNTREPERVSLAYTPDSKWRNRADFPTGRPEIVTFLQRKWARELDYRLIKELWAFTDNRIAVRFAYEWHDDSGNWFRSYGNENWEFDENGLMAYRHASINDKPIREEDRLYRWPLGRRPDDHPGLTELGL
- the tdh gene encoding L-threonine 3-dehydrogenase gives rise to the protein MKALAKLERAPGLTLTRVKKPEVGHNDVMIRITRTAICGTDIHIWKWDDWAQKTIPVPMHVGHEYVGEIVEMGQEVRGFSIGDRVSGEGHITCGFCRNCRAGRRHLCRNTVGVGVNREGAFAEYLVIPAFNAFKIPPEISDDLAAIFDPFGNATHTALSFNLVGEDVLITGAGPIGIMAVAIAKHVGARNVVITDINDYRLELARKMGATRAVNVARESLRDVMNDLHMTEGFDVGLEMSGVPSAFTSMLEAMNHGGKIALLGIPPAQTAIDWTQVIFKGLEIKGIYGREMFETWYKMVAMLQSGLDLSPILTHRFAVDDYEQAFATMLSGESGKVILDWTV
- a CDS encoding TetR/AcrR family transcriptional regulator, translated to MATLDDTTGSARERLLDAAEALIYAGGIHATGVDAIVRQSGTARKSFYTHFESKDALVAAALERRDERWMKWFIEGTLRRGKHPRARMLAMFDVLREWFVSEDFHGCAFLNAAGEIASPDDPIRVVAREHKERLLAFVRAQCDEYVASTGGDSRRAARLSRQWLILIDGAIGVALVSGDADAALDARTAAGHLLDSNSASTRSSNGRAST